From a region of the Castanea sativa cultivar Marrone di Chiusa Pesio chromosome 10, ASM4071231v1 genome:
- the LOC142613557 gene encoding ATP synthase subunit 9, mitochondrial: protein MLEGAKSMGAGAATIASAGAAVGIGNVFSSLIHSVARNPSLAKQLFGYAILGFALTEAIASFASMMAFLISSVF from the coding sequence ATGTTAGAAGGTGCAAAATCAATGGGTGCCGGAGCTGCTACAATTGCTTCAGCGGGAGCTGCTGTCGGTATTGGAAACGTGTTCAGTTCTTTGATCCATTCCGTGGCGCGAAATCCATCATTGGCTAAACAATTATTTGGTTATGCCATTTTGGGCTTTGCTCTAACCGAAGCTATTGCATCGTTTGCCTCAATGATGGCCTTTTTGATTTCATCCGTATTCTGA